The following nucleotide sequence is from Anopheles stephensi strain Indian chromosome 3, UCI_ANSTEP_V1.0, whole genome shotgun sequence.
CTCCACGCTTCTCTCAACCACGAGATGGTTGATCGTACTTTGAGGACAGTTTGCTtctcttttgtgtgtttgaggCCGGCTTTTTATGTAATGCCGCTCTTCGCACGGTGAGCTCTACAACTACACTTTATAGTCCTTACACATGGTTCACTAATGTTACAATTatctacaaaacaaacaacattcgATAATCATACCTCTCTTTCTGCATGTGATGCGCATGGTGGTAAACAAAAAGCGTAAAATAAGGTGCTTCGCGTAatcggtctctctctctctctctctctctctctctctctcttcggtACGGTAAAATGCGTAACGTTAAATGCTCGTTTAAAATATATTCCCGACGAATGAAAGCCGGTTGAAGGGTTAACAACTGTAACAACAAGCAGTAGGACAAATTGAAACAGCTGATTAAATGCAAATATAAATCTTCTGTAAATGTGTCGTCCCCAGAGGAATCTGTAAACTGCTTCTGCAAAAGCTCAACACAATTAGCAACTGAAATCGGTTCACAAGTCCATCTGTCTATCGTCTTAATGTACTAACGCGCATCAGAACACAATCGGGACATATGCTATGCATTGTCCAGATCGATTCATCGACCTGCCTCAGctcaactctctctctctccatcatTCATTCCATCAGACACACCATTCACACAAACCGTCCATCCATGCGTGTAACATTTAGCATCCTTCTATTGTATAGAACGATTGAAAAATATACCATCTGTCCTTAAGTAACCTTCCGATTTTGCATTCTTGTACCATCGATTCCGTATTAAAGTCTCTCAATCTTGTTTGCTTGCTCGGAAACGATAATTCTACACAAAGTAAAAGTGgacgaacgaaacaaaaactcccATATGACTAGAACGAAAGCTTCCCAGCCGGAATCCTACTCTATCCATATGAAATAATTGGAATTGAAGACTGTCTTTACCGTCTCATAGCAGCGGCGGGGTTGATTAGAGAGTAAGTGAGGGAacaaggggggaggggggggggtggttttgGAGTGGAGAGTTTCGATAATTTTGATAGGATAATGGGTTAATTATGCATGCCATTTCACAAATGCTTAAACCGTTTGCTCGTCGATTAAAATTGTTCTGATATGAAAATTCGTACTTTTCAAGTGGCCGGTCCTTCAGAGCGGGAAATAGCTCGTTCGCACACCTATCGACTGTGTAAAATATGTGCGTGGTGCGGGGGATAAGAGACAACCGGTGGGGGGGAAGCGGGTAGGAAAAGGAGTTTAGTAGGAATGTTGagtttcagcaacaacagcagcggtTCACCACCTGCAATGGGCCATTCGAGGAAAGGGGAAAAGCACTGTCCCAGCTTTCCGCAACGCGTTGTCCCCAACCGACACACCGATGTtgagtttgtgtttgtgcggtCATTACTGTTATCCTTTACGATGCGGGTCTCCTGTACCCAGCCGGTACGACGATGTGCGCTCTACAGATGGCTGGCATCGTAATCGGGAATGTGATTTAATTCCGTTTCACTCCAGCGGAACAGTGGCGGACCGTTGCTGAAACAGTACTTCATATTTAGTGGCTCGTCGTTCTCCACGTAGTACATCAGATAGAAGTTGCACATTTCATCCTCGTTGGTAGCACTGCAAATATACGGGTGTGTCAGTAAGCCGGTGGCTTCAAGCCGTTCCGCGCTAGCGTAATTACCCTATTCTCGTGACGCGCGTCCGATTGCTTTCCATGGTACAGCGCGCGGCCAGCCGGTCATTCTTTCGAATCGGTTCACGGTTCTCCACCGGGTAGAACATCTGTGGCGTCAGCGGGTCACGCTTGCCGAGCAACGTCCACTCGTCAGCACCGGTTTCGTTCTTCCGAATCCGATAGCCCGAAACCACCCGGCCCAaactgtgcgtgtgcgtgcggtACGCGAACGGATGGATAACCTTGTCCTCCGGGATGTCGCAGAGCGTTTCCATGTGTTCGGTTGCCATTGGTGGAATGATGCCGGCCGTACCAAGCAGTATAACGCCGGCCTGCTTCGACAGCGGTTTCGTCGTGTAGTGGATGAATATTCCGGAGTCATCGTACGTGGTTCCGTCTGGCGTAAGCGTGTAACGagattagagagagagagagagagagagcgggaagATAACCGTTATTCAAGCTTATTCTGAGGGAGGCAGCCTCCggacaacaacatcaaccaccaccgacTGGGAGTAGATTAAAATGGATGTAAATTAATGGAGCTCACAAACTAATTGGACGAGGGATTTATAACTCAGTGCCACACCAATTTGCAGTCCAAAGAGTTGGACGCTTTGCCGGAGTGCAACAGATTACAAGGTCAGCTTTCGTTCCCCACTAGACCACCATTCCCGGGGTTGACTGAGCAACAGATTCAGCACGACAGCTTTCGTTCGGCTTTATCGAACGGCACAGCAGCCACCACAAATTCAATTGCATTATTCACGATCGAATGATTCTGCCTGTCAGGAAGCTACATAGGAAAAGGTGTCAATACCATACCATCGTCCGGTCCGATAGAGCGACCCTGCACTACAACAAGGACTCTTGCAACGGGTTTGGCTCGTCTTAAGAAGACGAAATGTGGCAGCTTTAGTGTACAATACATCATAATTAAAGAACATAGGCACAGGAAGATCCGTAGCTTAGCATGCCGTAGACGTAGAGAATGTCGCCCCAAAGCGCCGCCTTTTACGGTCTCTGTTAGCCTTCCAATAACTGTGCGAAACACAAAGGAAGGTATCTCCTTCCCATCTACGCATCCTCCTTTCGAGGTCGTACCAAGAAACGGTCCATCCAAGTGTTCGTTGGAGCGCACCTCATGAATGATTTATCGAATCGTTTCTCCCACTTCCAAAGGCGGTACATTCCGAGCAGCTGGCGCGGATGTCGCAAGGCGGCGAATCCCTGGGAAGGATTCCTTGCACGTAGTCTCGCAACGTAGGAGCAGCAGCGTGTAGTCAAGGTCTATGTCAACATCTCCGGCACCTTGCAATGGCTTTCTGCTGCCAGTTCGATGCTGTGATTTGACGGGGGTTTAAATTTACATTCGGATTTCGCTTACTTTGTAGCCTAACCGGGGGGTTTAGTGTTTCAGTTTTCCAGTGACCACATTAAATGgactacacacacaaacgcgagTGGTAGCGgtggtccagtggccgagacgaccagtcttcacacggcaggaccggggctcaaatccttTCTGggtcgttcccccatagttGAGCACTGACTGTCAAGCTATGCGATATCAATAcgtctagtaagccagtaatggcaggcatggccCAAAGGGGAGGTCGttgggccaagaaagaagaagaagaagaagacacacGCACATTCCTCTCCTGCAGGCTGCGCATAGCTATTACGAAAGCTCGAGGCTGCTTGGCgtttgcaatcgttttgcgACAAAAAGGTGTCAATAGCGGACCAACTCTTCCGTCCTTAATCCGTCTCCGGTAGCCTGTTTTTCAAACGACACGAGCAGACCCACCGGCGGCAGATTATCAAATGGTTCGAGGAAACGACACAACAAAACCCACAGCCCGCTGGTTTCTGGTTACACTAAGCAAACGGCAACCGGGCATGGCTCGTGGCACTATTTAAGACAACAACATGGGACAgcatcatgctgctgctgttggcctTTTCATCATTTCATCCGCTGCTAGAGTGCCACCGTCACTAAAAGCTTAGCGTTTCACCCATTACTCGTTACTCGTTGATAGCTTCCCGTAACGATGCACCACTTTGACGGAGGTGAAGATTTTAAGAAATGTTTAACAACGTTCCGTTCCAATAATATCCAAATCACGTCGCTCGTTTACTCCTGAAAGAACGCTTCTAGAATCTCTGCTGCCGAAGGAGATGTGGGAAGTAGTAATCGTCACGAATATCCTCAATACTTCTTGACGACACAATAGAGGCTTCTCGGGTTTGTCGGGAAGGCTTGCATTCACATTTTTCGTTCGTTGCGTGACGTGTCGCGGCCGTATTTTTAGTGCTGGGGAGTACCGGGAAAGtaattttctcgctttccacAGGACGCGTCAACAGGTGTCGCATTCGTGCCGGGGGTTTGGTGGCGCAGCGATTAACACACAATCGACGCAACAGAACAGCCAGCACGTTGCTTTCCGGAGGTTCGTGAGCAGAATTCAGTAGCGAACCATCTCACGGACGAtgagtgttgtgtgtgtgtgtgtgtgcgcgtgaaataaaatatgaatcGTTGAAAGTACCGAAAGCCCGACCCAGTTCCTTCCGACCGGATGGGaaattgtttcttcttttccggTTGGAATTTTTGAACACGATTCCCGGAATGGTCGCAAACGGCTAAACGATTAATTTCTTCCCCGACAGCGTACTACTTGTCCCCCGGGGGGGCCAGCAAAGGCAAAGAGTTATGGTGACCACCCTGCAGAATGACAAAACTTTCCAACCTACCAATTTGTAACCCGCGGCATAAATGCGTACAACTTTCCAGCGAACGCCAAACAGCATATAAAAAGGCAGGATGATAAACCTCCTTCACCGCAGAGCTCGTAACCGGtaaccatcatcagcatgcAGTCTGTTGTGGGGCTCCGGAAGCTTTTTGCCCAACCCTCCAGGAAAAGCTCCAAAAACATTCGAGAAGATtggttgttttcatttttcgagGATTGCGCTATGTCCGTGCTTGTCCTCACTGGTACGTGTTACGGTGCCGGTACCTTTCGGGActctgttggttggttggttagcTGTCTGCTACGTTTTAGGGTACAGTTCGGGAAGCGAGCAGCGTGGGTTGTGCGCGATGGCATTTATCTCGGAATTACCTgccacctacacacacacacacgcgcattaTGCTGCACTCCTCGCAACGATAACGAGGACTCGCTTCACCAGTCCTCCGCAACACAGCAGGAAGAAGATCGTTCCAAGCAAGTCCCAAAACAACAGCCGTAAAAAAGCAGAGAAGGACATATAGTTAGCTGCTCTGTGGAGCTAAACCCACCAACTCAATTAACTTTGTCCACCAcccactccccccccccccacctcccCTATCTCCCTTTCCTACGGACACACAAGTGGAAAAGTGGATCCCAGCGGAGAGTCATAAAATTTTGATTCATTCCTAACCGCAAGACCGCGAGACAGGCGACGTGGCGGCGGATAGCATCCCGACCGGTGGCAAATATATGTGGGTGGTTTGCAAATGAATTTTCCAACATCACCCCCGAACAATATCCGCGCGACCTTTCCGCCAAAGTTTTCTTAGCATGGGGTTCTGCAGGTTGTCTGCGGGTTTGTTACCGTAAAAGTTTAGTGTAACCCTTGTACCTGTGTAACCCTTGCGAACGTACGTGTTTGCCGAAATTATGTCTTCAACGCCCTTCTCTTTACGGAGCCTGATTTACATACGCGACCGCACATCAACGCAACGCTGCTATTACCTTTGAACTTATCGATATGGGCGTAGTGGACCTGCAGCACGATGTACTGGATCGGCGAGTCCTTGCCGACCTTAAATCCAACGCCTTCCGGCAGCTCCAGCTTCGGTGCGTCACGGGCCCACGCGTAGATAATCTGCGACGAGGCACCACTGCCACAGGGACTGCCACTTTCCTCGCTGCCTCCCGCCATCTCTCCACAGTTCCTGGTGGCGGGGGAGAAAAGCAACGAACAACGGTGTTAAAAACTGGCACTCTATCATTTTCGGATggcacaggaaaaaaaaaacttaccaTACGGCCGATTCGGAACCGGGCTGGCCGCAGCCATACAGCAGCATATGGTGGGCGGTGGCCATCGTGGCGTTCGGTTCGAAGCCCACTGTCCACAAGCGAAGAACAAAACCGGCGACAAAAACCCACGAACGAAACATTAATATAGATAATCGGAGCGAGTTTCGAGCGGCATTCATCCACAAACCGGGAGGCAAACTTACCGATATAGTAGCTCTTCGTGTAGTCCACCTTGACCGGTGTGCAGAGGTAGAGTTCGGGCtggaaaagcaaacagaacCAAAGGgcaaaaggaaagagagagaggcatTAGTACATCGGTCAAATACACAGCAACTTGTGGTGAAGTTGTTTACGGGCTCGCCGGAAAAGTTGGGATTGATTCGTTGAGTGTATCATTAGTAAAATAAGCGATGGCTTGGTCGTTGTTTCCAAATTACGTAGGCAGCAGCAATCGTTCTGCCACGGTCAGAGGACTTTCGTTAACGTGTGCCTCATTACCAGCCACGAATctttttttccaccaacaGTGTTCCGGGTACTCCGGATGTTGACGGTGTGAATAATTTAGTATCTGGCGGTTTACCGTAGGCacacgtcacacacacacgcccagcAGCACCCCGCAAGCATCTCGATATGGCTAATTGTCAGTTGTTTGAAGCGTCAATTGAAAATCGATGTCAATACCTCTTCAATAGCATCAATGCAAAATGGCTGGTTTCGCTGATAATTAACAGTCGCTCAATTGGTTCAATTGATGCACAACACATGCACGACCACACAAGCAATTAGCTTTTGCCGAGCGCGCTTAGCGCCTATTAAAGCAGCTCCATTAGAACATTGTGAGAAAGCATTCCTTAACCGTAGTTCCTcaaaaatgttgtttactcTCCATTTTTGGCTAACCTCCACGAGCTAACGACCTCGAAACGATTAAAACATCATAAAAAAGCATCCATCTCGTCATCTCCAGCTGCCAAAGCTTATTACTTCGCTTCTGGATCCATTCCGTGGCGATGGATGCTTTTAATCAAATGAActctctcgctcgttcgctcagATCTCTGCCGTCCTGGCTCCTGTTGCTCCTACAAAGATAATCTTCCAGCGCATCCCGGCACCCGGCACCGTGGCAATGTGCGCTGGGGGAAAACCTAAATTGAATTCACATTCACTGCCACTCACTGGGGAAAGCGAGCACGAGAAAATGGCAGACGATTGACGTTCGTTCGTCGACGTAAATTGAAAGTAACAACACAGGAGGCGGAGCGACGACGGACCCGCCAGAGCTTCGAGAACGTTCCCGGTGGAAATTTTACACGATCCGAGGATCCGTTTTGTTGACTCCGATCCCTTACCGCACTCTGGTTGCGCGCTTGCTTCTGTTTCCATTATCCTCGGGACAGAATGGACAGAACCGAGGAAAATAAATCTCTCTCCACTTGGTTTCCTGGTGCTGGCTGCGGAGGACACACCAGAGAACGGAGGATGCATTCGAAGCTAACGATCTCACATTATTCCAGTGCCGCACTGCTTCGCTGTGGTAATCTGTATCTCTGCCGGCTTTCGTGCGTTTATTCGAGGTCATACTGGAGGTCAAGCTGTGATTACCACCACCATTCGGGAGGGGGTAGGTTAATGGGGATAACCGGATACCATAATTTTGCATAGTGCTGCCCTGTCCACTGCATCCACTCATGCAGGGTCTCGTCCTCGTCCTATTTTcgtccagagagagagagatacttGTTGATCCCTAGTCCTTTCTTCGGAAAAAAGCACGAAAGGACATCCAATTTGCGAACCAAAaatgcgtctgtgtgtgtgagagagagagaaagagagcatgTCCATCTGAGGAAATAACGACCTGGAACGGCATCAATTTGTGTACCATATGTGATTGGACCACCGATCGAAGTGAATGGAAACCATATTTCCCAGCCCATTCCAAACCCCGAAAGGAGAATGCTTTGGTTCGGTGCGTCGACATAACGTCCTACGCATCGACGAGGTCCGTTTTGCTGCTGTGCCGTAACAGTGGCACGGTCGAAGGATTTGGTTTGATTAGTGTgttaaggcggtttaaattcGAAATGTCATTACGCCCGGTACATGCTAAGGATGGGATgggggttggaaaattggatAGAAAAGGTCATCCTCCTCCCGGCCTGACCACAACGAGCGGTACAAGCTATTGGCTATGGCAAAAACAAAGATTTTCCCCATCAGATATGGGGGCAGAAACAAGCTTCCGTACGCTagttaaattattcatttcaaCACCTTCCCGACGTGATTACGGACGATGGATAAATGAATTGCACTCAACCCCCGGCACCGAGAAGAAGCTTCATACAGACTTCCGCCCACGAGGACGTGCGGGCAATCGAAACAAGCGCCTGGCAGTCCAAACAAGCTACAACACAGTTGGACGGTTTTCCAGTCTACTTTTTTCCCCGGTGTAACTTTGGCAAGCTACcgcactcgctcgctcgctcgctgcgTGGCTCCATTTTATGACCGTGATTGGGAAAATACCAAGCCGGCAACGAGCAAGGCAAGCAAGAGTCGTTTCACTAATTTCCATAATTAGCGTTATCTGCCCACGGAAAATTAAGCGCAAGCGAAAAAACAACCCAGACAAGCGCCGGTAAAGCTAGTTTAAAAGAGCGATAACGGTAATGGGAGAAAAAGTTGCCCTCAAGCTCAATGTTTTACAACTACGAtaaggttttcttttcctgacACATCAATTTTGGAGATTCCTAAAATGAGGAATCTTCTTCGCGAATGATTTCTCGAAATATTTaatctcattgtggaattccttAAGGAGATCTTGGAATGCGCCAGAATACGAAATGCTACATGAGCATCGCCCAGTACAGTTCATTGTggggagtggggggggggggggggggtccgcGTGCTCCGGTAGTGAATAAACCCTCGTCAATCGAAATACCACGAAATTGTGTTGTATTTCACCAGGCACAACATTCTATTAACGTTTGCgaaaaaaccgttttcccAAGAGCAGCTTGAATTCCGCCACTGGAAATATCTCAACCTCAAGATCAGGCGAATCAATGACTTTTGGGCGCGAACCTTCTTCCTGTTCGAAGAAGAAGTTTCTCCGACACATCCCGGGCAGCCCAAACGCGACGAGCGGATTAAATAACCTTCCCGAGCATGGGATGGGAGCCACCGCTGCAGGATTTGAGCCCTACCGAACCCAACCAAAGTTGGCAGGAAAAATAGAATTCCTGGACGGACCTGGACCTGGAAGACCTCGGCCCATCGTCAGGTGTTTTCCCGTATCGCTTGGCTTGGTGTTTGCTTGTGTTGCTCTTCTCCGAAAAGGTAGCCCCCGGCACGTGTGCAACAAGCTTCATCATATCACGTACACCAGAGAGTGCGGCTGGCTTTGTTTTTCAATCGCTCCATCATATCGGTCCTTGAGCGGTCGTCTTGTGTAGCCACAAAAACGCCAAACATCCACACCAACCAATCCACAACTCTCCCTTACCGGTCTAAAATTAGCCAAACCTCCATTAGTCCTCCGGATCGGGTACGGTGGTGTAAGGATTGCTCGCCGGTCCCACTGAACCGACCCGATAACTTATGCTGAAACAAACCAGAAAGCGACgctggtctctctctctctctctctctctctctctctctctctctctctctctctctctcgcccagGATGCTTTATCCTTTCACCCTGATGATCTTCCACGCCAGGGGAAGCGATCCAAAAATAGCACCACCACCTACACGCATTGATTCATCGAAAGATGGAAAACAGTGCGTGGGCCAAAGTGTGTTCCTTTCAAAACTTCCTGCTCCCGGGGCCTGGATTTCACACAGCCGTAATGCGACGCAGAAGTGAAAAACATCGCTCAAGTACAAGACACTCGAAGGGCTTTTTACAGCAGCATTAAAAGCACACTTTTTCACCCCGTGGTCGTGGTTGGGGGAACCAGTGATAGATTTTGACAGGGCAGTGCTGGTCTTAATGTCAACGCTTTCTGTCTTGCTTGGCTTGCCGTCTCGTACCGATCCGATCGgaagcatcatcatctcaTCCGGCCGGCGCCGCTGTGCACGGCGGTTGTCAAATTGATGGATTGATGGGGCCCCCCCTCCTGTTCCTTCATGTTGGCGTGTGGTACGACGATGTTATGTTGcgtctggggggggggggggggggatttggGAATCATTTCTTTTCGTTCGACGGATAGCACACATAAGCATACAATTAGGCGTGTGATTGTGGCAAATGTGGCACGTTCATAAATTAAGGAGCATTAGGAGGGTCGAGTGACGGTATTTTTCCTTATTGTCCTTAGTACTTAGTACTCAACTCATCTTCCGACCTGCAGCTTGATAAAAGGAGAATTTTgtgttgcatacatttgggcgCTCTACCCCCCTTAAGAGCTAACAAATTGCGGGTACAAAACGTGGAACCTGTCTAACAAAACGGCTAATGTTATATGTACCACACGTGTCAAAATTGCCTTTCCACGATCTTgttaacacacaaacaccatcgCACCCCTCCCCGTGGTCTGATCTTATTCGCACCGGCTGCTTTCCCAGCGTGATGCCCACCTTCACATCAGACGCAATTGTTGAAAAATAGACACGGATACGGATTTCCCAGAATTTGTTAGCGTAATATGCTTTTACACATCCTGCTGGCATTACTTTCTTTTGCGCCAATggggcaaaaaaaagtgcACAGCGCGATACCGAAATTCTCTCATTATCatcacagccacacacagacacaattCCCATTGCTGTGAATAATTTAACAGCCTCCTTTACGATTTTCGGGAACGCTTCCCTCAACGCGAGGATAACTTTTGATTGTGTAAAAGTATTCATCACCAACCGTCGCGCTTATCTGTAGCCCATTCTTCGTGGTAGGGCAGGAACACCAGACCCGCAGATTTGCTAAACTTTTCcaataaatataaatcatAATTAGCAAAGTGTTTTTCGGTCGGTGCG
It contains:
- the LOC118513001 gene encoding peptidylglycine alpha-hydroxylating monooxygenase; this translates as MHCPQALRFGRFHMAASAAASDGSETILNASSKSNSRNSTKSCTRLQYSSMCWWLVAVSALLVALALPPSVCGLPEGGGSYPVGKFPFLMPKVVPYKPELYLCTPVKVDYTKSYYIVGFEPNATMATAHHMLLYGCGQPGSESAVWNCGEMAGGSEESGSPCGSGASSQIIYAWARDAPKLELPEGVGFKVGKDSPIQYIVLQVHYAHIDKFKDGTTYDDSGIFIHYTTKPLSKQAGVILLGTAGIIPPMATEHMETLCDIPEDKVIHPFAYRTHTHSLGRVVSGYRIRKNETGADEWTLLGKRDPLTPQMFYPVENREPIRKNDRLAARCTMESNRTRVTRIGATNEDEMCNFYLMYYVENDEPLNMKYCFSNGPPLFRWSETELNHIPDYDASHL